The segment GCTGGGGGGGTCAGCAGAGATGCGCCTTCCTCCACGCataccattttgttgttcatttggtcattttgttcatttggtcattttgctcattttgttcattttgttaattttgttcattttgctcattttgctcattttttttctttttttttgcaaccaTTTTggaatggcaaaaaattgcaactgTGCAGTGTTCCTGCCGCTTAATGTGAGAGATTTGGGGGAGGCGCCCGATGGGGAAACAAATTGGTGAGGAGGGGCGAGAAGCAGAGGGGGAAGCGGCTTTTGCCTGCGCGTTCGGTGACAGGGGGATATGGCACTCCTGGGGAGAGAGATCAAACTCACACATTGTACATCCGCGGGAAGGGACGGATAAAACACCCATTTTTGGACGTGTCGCATGCGTGATGAATTCTGTTTGCAGTTCAAATTTCGCCTCAAGCGATTATGCGGGCGGGAGTGCTGCTCGCGGGAGTGCTGCCCGCGTAAGTGAGCGTGCAAAAGCAAAGGGCGCACAAAAGTACAAACGGACGAGCGGGCGAACATACAAACATCcctgtgcatgtgcatacgcaTGTGCGCGCTGCATACACACGTGGCACTTTATTACACATGCGCCGTGATCACTCTTCTGGAATGGTTCACCCACCCATCCATCCAACCATccatccaatttttttttttttctcattttgttccttttcgtGTGAAGCTATTGCTCGTTAATTCCACTTATGCATTTTGCAACACGTGGGGGCATTCAAAGAAATGCGTTTTGCCATACGTAAAGGTTTGCATACAGAACGAACTGAATTTTAACTCGTATACTTGCACATTAAGTGTAAacgaatttttaaatttacttctccaacttttttttttttttttttttccctttttttcccatttgtgccTTTTCAATTTCACTGCTCTCGCGTAACTACTTCGTCCAAGTGTATACGTTGGGGGAGGAGTGGTTGTCAAATGTGTGAACACATATTTGGCGAGTCAGCCGATTCGTTGGCGATGTTTACTTAACACAGTGATGGTCCACGActcatgtgtgtatgtatgcaaCACGTACGTCGTGACGTACACACATGAGTTGACAACGCATACATCTCCATTTAACAGCATATCGAACTTGTATGCCCAACGGAAAAACCCCTGCTGTGTGCACTCATATGTATGAAAGTACTTCCCGGTGTACCACTATTTAGACTGTACATGTGTACGCATGTATTATGTCAGAGTGTATGGTCCACGTTTTTACGTCTACTGGGAGAGAGAAGCAAATGACAAGTTGGGCATAGCAGGGGAAACCTAAAAGGAAGGATAAAGCTTCCTATTGGGGCAAACAAAAACTTCGGAAACAAACGCAACGAACTCCAGAACAACGCATGAGAGAGAGTGTACATCGCTGATATATTCGAACAGCAAAATTGATTGTGCGTTCATGCATCCTTTTATGTGCACCTGCACCTGCTTACTTCGGGTTGACTGTGCTGAACTGCTTCTTCGCGCGGTAAAATAACCGCCTTGGTGTTCATTTGCGCGTGCCTTGGGAATGCACGCTCAAGCGGAAATAGGCACCCAACCATTCAtctatgcatatatgtatgcatgtatggaTGCATGTATGGATGCATGTATGGATGTATGCCTGTATGCCCGTATGCAAACGTGCGGAGACGAACATGCTTACGTTTACGCTCATGCCCATGCACTTGAATGCCGTGCGTGTATATCCAAACAGCACCACTCATTTCGTCCCGTTCCGTTTCGTTGcgctcgttttttttttttttttttttgcctcctgTGTGACGCGTGGGAACAAGGGAGGAGCGAACGGGAGTTGAAACCAACTCAAACGAATCAAAGCAAAGCGAAACTGCGCAGGTGTACGAAGCAGAAGAAAGTTCGTGAACGCTCTCCACTTGCcttcgttcgtttgttttcccatttgctcACCCGTTTGTTTGCCCATTTGCTCACCCGtttgttttcccatttgctcACCCGTTTGTTTGCCCATTTGTTCACCCGTTTGTTTGCCCATTTGTTCACCCGTTTGTTCATCCGTTCGATCACCCATTCGATCATCCATTCGCTCATCCATTCGATCATCCATTTTGtcgtttcccccctttgcattCACCCTCATGCATCTCATTTAAGCATAcgcacatacgtacgtattCAAGCTGTGTACAAATGGGAGCAGACTTGCGTTGACGCACAAAATACACTTTACCATCCCCGCGTTTGCAACCTTCCTTCCTTTGCATGAATTTCCCgcctcccccttcccccctctgAACGTACGCCTTCGCTCACACGCACCTGCGCCAATCGATTGGAGCACGCTCAGACGAAGTGGGTATACGGGGGGCAGCACAAACCTGTACATATCTGCACATAAGTACATACGTGCATGCACGAGTAAAGGCATTATTACGCCGCCCATTTGAGTGAAGCacgtacgtatatatatacatttacatCTTTGCGCCCCGGGTTAAGTTCCGTGGGGAGAAtaacaaaagggaggaaaatcTAAAAGCGAAACGCGTCAACAGATTGTCCCCCCATCCTCTCTTGCATGAAATATAACCGTATGCATACACACTTACACAAGTACGTGCGTACTTGGATCTTTACATACTTATGCAACACTTGCTTGTGCATACCTCCCCGCAGTGGTATGTCAACGTGTGCGATGTAAAGAAGCGCGTTTTGTAAATGCGTCAAATGTGACACACTGTGTACATTTACACACTTAGAAATGTTGCAGTATGcatgttaaaaaagaatgtatttattcgcattttttacacacacaTTACATCAGGTGAAAAAGgcctgaactgttcaggcgAAAAAGGGACATAGGtctacaaaaagaaaaaaaaaataaataaaataaaaaaaaaaaaagatacttCTTGGCTATTTTGACTGCACTATCATTTTCTTAACAAAGAAAACACCTGTCCTATAcagccattttatttataaaaaaaaaaaaaaaaacacacaaaaatacCCCCCCGCAaatgcatgtgcatacaacaaaattatgaacaagtcatataactagctatttttatttaacaaaaaaaaaaaaaaaaaacagtggcTTCCCCCTTTCGTCTTGCTTTTTTCAGCACTAACCCTGAATATCTAGATGGATAGAGTTACGTCAAAACgagttaaaaataatgtgttGATAGAAAAAAGTGGTGACAGTGAGAAGAAGGCCCTTAGCAAAAGAAGGACAaacatgaataaaaaaaaaaacgtcttTCTAAATGACGAATCGAAGAATGATGAAGCTATTAAGAAGAATTTGAAAagagtgaaaaatgaaaagatttccaaaaatgcaaaagacAAGTTGGAAACCACCTGCTTAATTAACACCAGAAGCAAggaaaatggcaaaaaggaCACCATATACAAGGGGatagaaaaggagaagaaatacCCCCATGCAAGCAGAGTTACTTCCATTAAAAGCAACAATGCAAGTGCTAATGACGGCGGGGAGAACCGCGTGGGCGACGGGAAAAATGACAATGTGAAGAGTTCAAattacacaattttgaaCTATTTTAAGAACAAAAGTGCGACCGATAAGTATGGCAGTAAGGCGTCCGGCGGGGGAGAGTCGATGGCCGCGAACGATAGCGAGGCGCGCAATGGAGGCAATAACTGCGCGGACTGCAGCGAGAGCAGTAACGCGCCGAATCAGGCGGCCAACCAGGCGGTCAACCAGGCAGCCAACCAGACGGTCAGTCAGACGATCAGTCAGACGATCAGTCAGATGACCAACCAAACGGCCAGCCAAACGATCCCCAGCTACGCGAATGGGGCGAACCAATCCAATTATCTAAACATGAAAAACAACATCGAGCACAACCTGATGAATTACAAGAAGTCCAAGTTGAACCAGATGAACGCCGAGAATTTCAGCATGGACTCCTACAGGTCGAACAACTCATCGAATAGTGAGCTGTACATCGGATCGGAGCACAACAATTTGTATGCGAGCAACCAGGAGTACACTATTGGTAGGTCCTCCATGCAGTTGAAAGAAGGCAGTCTGCGGAGTAGCACCGGTAGAGGGGAAGGACTGCATACGAGTTTGAAAAGTGGCAACATGTTGGATGTGCGCGGTAACATGTTGAAGGGCCCCCTGCAGTTGAGCGATTTGTACAGCTCCAGGAATGGAGATTCGTCTACCGTGTTGACTAGGAATTCGCTATACAAGTGTAAGGAGGAGCGCGTGGATCTGGCGGATCGGGGCGAAAAGGGATGTTGTGCCTCCGGTGCAGAAAACGGATTCATCATGAGTACCAGCCTGGGAAGCGGCTTGAACGGCCTCAGGGGAAAGGCGATTTCGCACATGGAAAGAAGccgaggaggaggagttgGAGAAGTCGGAGGAGTTGGAGGAGTTGGAGGAGTCGGAGAAGTCGGAGGAGTCGGAGGAGTCGGAGGAGTCGGAGGAGTCGGCGTAAGCGACCTCATGGTGAATGGCGAAGGAAGGCACAGTGAAACTGGGTACAGAGGCATCGACATGAGGCGAAGCGGTGACCACCTCTACAGTTACAAGGATCGGAATAAAGACTACCTAGATTCGATAAACCTATCAATTAATCgagaaaacgaaaagcaTAGAGAACTCCTTGGCAGGTCACTCCCGAGTAGAAGTATGATAAACAGCACAAAGTCTGACgaagaattattttccaAGAATATATTGAACTTTGAAAATTATTGCTCGTACAGATTTAAGAGAAGTATGAATAATAATCTGATCAACAACATATGTAACATGTACGAGGATAAATCAAATTTAGAAGAATTTATTTCtaggaaaaggagagaaggaGGTGTGTGTAAGACGAAGGAGGATTTTCTAAAGTACAGACTGGATGATAGCTCCATGGTAGGTATGCGAAATGATCATTTCGAGGGGGAAAAGCTTTTTAAAAGACCACGCATGTCTTTATATAACAGCCTCCTAGGGAAGAACAGATTTcaagatgggaaaaaaatggagaaaaaggaacggGACAGCATGTCGgaccttcttcttcatcatcaaGATTTGCTCATAAacaagagagaaaaaattgtggtaAGTAAAGATGTAGACACGAAGGAAATCATCATAaagaaatacataaaaaatttttggctGCTTAGTCGAAAGGAGTTTTTTAGTAAGTACTGGAATGCATCTATAGAGTTGGAGAGCACAGAAGTGGAGAAACTGAAAGAGTTGATCCCGTTTCCCGACAATCAAACGTGCACTATTGATGACCTGTTCAGTAAGGACAACGAGATTATTGAGGAGGACCAACTACTGAAGGACTACGTTACGGATGAAAAGCTAAAGAATTTCCGCCTTGACCTGATCGATGGCTTCCTCTACGATAAGCAGTCGCTCTACGAGAGAGAGATgcttgaaaatgaaaagatatTCTCCCACATCTCTTTTAATCACAAAAATTCTGAGATCAAAGTGGACAagcttttaaatttatttcctcgAGATTTCATGAGGAAGTATAAAATCGTGAAGAAATTAGGCGAAGGAGTTTATGGCAAAGTGTTCAAGGCGGAATCCTTGGAGGATTCCTATTTGCACTTTGCTGTGAAGGTCTTACGTTACTTCTGGCCCAACTTCAAATACAAGTTTGGCTCTGAGGAGTTTGCCATTAACGAGTTCAACATCATGCGGATTTTGTTCCACCCCAATGTAGTGTGCCTGTTGGATAGCTTTCGTGTGCACACGTATCGGAAGAGTAAGGTGAAGACTCATCGAAACCAGAAAACGCGGAATGAGACGGTGTCGGCTGAGTACGACTTCAGTTTTCAGAGGCATCGGAAAGTGGAGCGGAATCAGTATTCCCCGTCTCGTGACACCATCGAGAGGAACAAcaagtataaaaatttaatttcgaAGAGCTGCATAACGATTGAGGATTTGGAGAAGGATCTGGTTATGTACAACATTGATAAGGAGGAGAGCCTGAACGCGGATCCCAAGTTGGGGGGTCACCTCAACAGGACGGTCAAAAGTTTGCGGAGCTACCACACGGAGGGGGGTAGCGGCACGATTGGGGGTGGCAGCACGGTTGGGGGCGGCAGCACGATGGGAGGTGGCAGCACGATAAGCGGAGGCGGATGCGGTGGCGTAGGCGTAGGCGGCGGCGCAGGCGGCGCGTACGGGTCGACGAACGTGCGGAAGGATATGCGGAAGGAGCGCAGCAACGACCTGGGCGTGTTGCACGCGAAGAAGAAGGTCAGGACGGCCACCTTGAAGTACCCCGCCGCTTCCTCAGGCGCTTCCTCCACCGCTGCGAGAGTGAGCGGGGTGGGCGGGGCTCACCGGTCCGAGCTGCAGAAAATCAAGACGAACATGACGAGCAGGGCGAACATGACGAGCAGGACGAACATGACGAGCAGGATGAGTAAAACGAACAAAAGCATAGACAAACTGAAGTTTAGGAAACACTCGAGGAAGCTGAAGAAGATAGAGAATAAGAACAACGACTATATTGAAAACTGGGACCTCTTTCTGGTCATAGAAAAATGCGACTGCAGCCTGAATGACATTTTAAGCAAGGCAAAGAAGAGACACGCCTCGTTTATTCAGCACATCAAGCAGTGCACAGCACAACATTTGCCAAGTGAGCGAATCGACATGTCGTATGACCACATACacaattatgtaaaatatgtgtatctgccactgaaaaaaattgagaatcGCTCCTTCTATCCGGACATGCCATCCCTATCGGAGATACAAACCAAGGTCATTATCTATCAAATGCTGCAAGGAATTAATcactttcacaaaaaatttgttattcaTAGGGATATAAAGCCAGCCAATACTCTCATCAAAAATATCAAGTACCTCTCCGATGGGCTCAACGATTCAAAGGAATGGATCGTAAAAATTGCTGACTTTGGGTTGGGGGTCTACGATCACTTTTTAAAAGCGGAGACAAAAGACTGCAATATTATTACCCTGCAGTATAGGCCACCAGAAATTCTTTGCAACAGTACCATGTATAACTACTCAGTAGATATTTGGTCCATTGGGATCACCATGTGTGAATGTTTGCTTGGATTTGTGCCGGTGACTTCGAAATTTGAATCGTCTGtgcttttcaaaattttggttTTTCGAGGAATTCCGGATGATGACTTTGACAATTTGCTGAAGAAGGAGTTCGTCGGGGAGTTGCCTCAGTTTAAGGTGGACCGCCTCAGGATGTTGGAAGTGATTTTTACGGATATTTATGGTCGTAGGTTGCTGAGTGAGCATGGCATCGATCTGATTGACCAGTTCCTGAGCTACGACTACAAGAACCGCATCACGGCGAACGACGCGCTCAAGCACCCCTGGTTCGAGGACGTGCACCTCTACCTCAACGAGCGCCTGCTCCGCTACTACAAGCGCACGGGCACGTACTACTT is part of the Plasmodium cynomolgi strain B DNA, chromosome 8, whole genome shotgun sequence genome and harbors:
- a CDS encoding protein kinase domain containing protein (putative), with product MDRVTSKRVKNNVLIEKSGDSEKKALSKRRTNMNKKKNVFLNDESKNDEAIKKNLKRVKNEKISKNAKDKLETTCLINTRSKENGKKDTIYKGIEKEKKYPHASRVTSIKSNNASANDGGENRVGDGKNDNVKSSNYTILNYFKNKSATDKYGSKASGGGESMAANDSEARNGGNNCADCSESSNAPNQAANQAVNQAANQTVSQTISQTISQMTNQTASQTIPSYANGANQSNYLNMKNNIEHNLMNYKKSKLNQMNAENFSMDSYRSNNSSNSELYIGSEHNNLYASNQEYTIGRSSMQLKEGSLRSSTGRGEGLHTSLKSGNMLDVRGNMLKGPLQLSDLYSSRNGDSSTVLTRNSLYKCKEERVDLADRGEKGCCASGAENGFIMSTSLGSGLNGLRGKAISHMERSRGGGVGEVGGVGGVGGVGEVGGVGGVGGVGGVGVSDLMVNGEGRHSETGYRGIDMRRSGDHLYSYKDRNKDYLDSINLSINRENEKHRELLGRSLPSRSMINSTKSDEELFSKNILNFENYCSYRFKRSMNNNLINNICNMYEDKSNLEEFISRKRREGGVCKTKEDFLKYRLDDSSMVGKNRFQDGKKMEKKERDSMSDLLLHHQDLLINKREKIVVSKDVDTKEIIIKKYIKNFWLLSRKEFFSKYWNASIELESTEVEKLKELIPFPDNQTCTIDDLFSKDNEIIEEDQLLKDYVTDEKLKNFRLDLIDGFLYDKQSLYEREMLENEKIFSHISFNHKNSEIKVDKLLNLFPRDFMRKYKIVKKLGEGVYGKVFKAESLEDSYLHFAVKVLRYFWPNFKYKFGSEEFAINEFNIMRILFHPNVVCLLDSFRVHTYRKSKVKTHRNQKTRNETVSAEYDFSFQRHRKVERNQYSPSRDTIERNNKYKNLISKSCITIEDLEKDLVMYNIDKEESLNADPKLGGHLNRTVKSLRSYHTEGGSGTIGGGSTVGGGSTMGGGSTISGGGCGGVGVGGGAGGAYGSTNVRKDMRKERSNDLGVLHAKKKVRTATLKYPAASSGASSTAARVSGVGGAHRSELQKIKTNMTSRANMTSRTNMTSRMSKTNKSIDKLKFRKHSRKLKKIENKNNDYIENWDLFLVIEKCDCSLNDILSKAKKRHASFIQHIKQCTAQHLPSERIDMSYDHIHNYVKYVYLPLKKIENRSFYPDMPSLSEIQTKVIIYQMLQGINHFHKKFVIHRDIKPANTLIKNIKYLSDGLNDSKEWIVKIADFGLGVYDHFLKAETKDCNIITLQYRPPEILCNSTMYNYSVDIWSIGITMCECLLGFVPVTSKFESSVLFKILVFRGIPDDDFDNLLKKEFVGELPQFKVDRLRMLEVIFTDIYGRRLLSEHGIDLIDQFLSYDYKNRITANDALKHPWFEDVHLYLNERLLRYYKRTGTYYF